A genomic region of Janthinobacterium lividum contains the following coding sequences:
- a CDS encoding M28 family peptidase, with protein MRFPFVLAASLLSTATLAQPLVTEAPLRAHLSFLADDLLEGRGTGQRGGDLAVRYLETQAAVAGLQPLPDGTYRQALTIVGSKALPSSKVTFSAGGKTLSPAFGQDIVFGAANGQQKVAFDAPVVFAGYGIHAPEENWDDFKGADLKGKLVIMMVNDPQPTAAEPNRFAGKSLTWYGRWVYKYEEALRQGAAGVLLIHTTASASYPWSVPANGFGHERFNLAGAGNAMEGWLQEDMARTLFQAARQDLDALRAQAETRAFRPVALNATVKVALDSQIRSIEQFNVAGIVPGTDPKLKDEAVIYSAHWDHLGKDDEGSARSGQSDHIYNGAIDNASGAAALLAMAQVAVKQPARRTQIFLWPAGEETGMLGSTAYTRKPLWPLAKTAADLNLDSMNFVGKTHDIGVAGAERSSLYASAAKVAKRMGLRLAPTIPDLSGAFYRADHFAFAKAGIPAFNVGSAVFSGDGSFDFVKDPKASSERLVAFKKDYHQVTDEYNPSWDLSGMVQQAQFTLNLGYEVANDKNLPTWNKGEAFGKVKR; from the coding sequence GCGGCACGGGCCAGCGCGGCGGCGACCTGGCCGTGCGCTACCTGGAAACGCAGGCGGCCGTGGCCGGCTTGCAACCCTTGCCGGATGGCACGTATCGCCAGGCGCTGACCATCGTCGGCAGCAAGGCTTTGCCATCGAGCAAGGTGACCTTCAGCGCGGGCGGCAAGACCTTGTCTCCCGCCTTCGGCCAGGACATAGTCTTTGGCGCGGCGAATGGCCAGCAGAAGGTGGCGTTCGACGCGCCCGTGGTGTTTGCCGGTTACGGCATCCACGCGCCCGAGGAAAACTGGGACGACTTCAAGGGTGCTGATTTAAAAGGCAAACTGGTCATCATGATGGTCAACGATCCGCAACCGACCGCCGCCGAACCCAACCGCTTTGCCGGCAAGTCGCTGACCTGGTACGGCCGCTGGGTCTACAAGTACGAGGAAGCGCTGCGCCAGGGCGCCGCCGGCGTGCTGCTGATCCACACGACGGCATCGGCCTCGTACCCGTGGTCGGTGCCCGCCAACGGCTTCGGCCACGAGCGCTTCAACCTGGCCGGCGCGGGCAATGCCATGGAAGGCTGGCTGCAGGAAGACATGGCGCGCACGCTGTTCCAGGCCGCCAGGCAAGACCTGGACGCCTTGCGCGCGCAGGCGGAAACGCGCGCATTCCGCCCCGTGGCCCTGAACGCCACGGTCAAGGTGGCACTGGACAGCCAGATCCGCAGCATCGAGCAATTCAACGTGGCCGGCATCGTGCCGGGCACGGACCCGAAACTCAAGGACGAAGCCGTGATTTACTCGGCCCACTGGGACCACCTGGGCAAGGACGACGAAGGCAGCGCCCGCTCAGGGCAAAGCGACCATATCTACAACGGCGCCATCGACAACGCTTCGGGCGCGGCCGCCCTGCTGGCCATGGCGCAGGTAGCCGTCAAGCAACCGGCACGCCGCACGCAGATCTTCCTGTGGCCGGCAGGCGAAGAAACGGGCATGCTGGGCAGCACGGCCTATACGCGCAAGCCCCTGTGGCCACTGGCCAAGACGGCCGCCGACCTGAACCTCGACAGCATGAACTTCGTCGGCAAGACGCACGACATCGGCGTGGCCGGCGCCGAGCGCAGCAGCCTGTACGCGAGTGCCGCCAAGGTCGCCAAGCGCATGGGCCTGCGCCTGGCGCCAACGATACCCGACCTGTCCGGCGCCTTTTACCGGGCCGACCATTTTGCGTTTGCCAAGGCCGGCATACCCGCCTTCAACGTGGGCTCGGCCGTGTTCTCCGGCGATGGTTCGTTCGATTTCGTCAAGGACCCGAAAGCATCGAGCGAGCGCCTGGTCGCCTTTAAAAAGGATTACCACCAGGTGACGGACGAGTACAACCCGTCATGGGACCTGTCGGGCATGGTACAGCAGGCGCAGTTCACCCTGAATCTCGGCTATGAAGTGGCGAATGACAAGAATTTGCCTACATGGAACAAGGGCGAGGCGTTTGGAAAAGTAAAACGGTAA